A part of Arachis hypogaea cultivar Tifrunner chromosome 12, arahy.Tifrunner.gnm2.J5K5, whole genome shotgun sequence genomic DNA contains:
- the LOC112726869 gene encoding uncharacterized protein isoform X4, translating to MCNPIPDFIQERIFDLVTEKLVVAWKKYASNPVDYVVNNKKKLKKLEKDINDLEEDRNRVCGKAEEHEVRFGREVYHVKAWLRQVKAIVDEHDKLKEGRQKHFVASFLNPIQRYVWSKTAEEIKGTVGELQNEKCDIIISSWQDLSSIGVATSEFDDIPLRSREKTKKKIKESLEDLNARLIGVFGVTGVGKTTLVKSATALLEKPNKFDVVITVKVTKCPDIKRIQGQIADMLGVKFEGESEHARAITIQEKLKNEKDNILIILDDLCAKIDLNSLGIPSPTDDLGPLLLTKGESSADKQTDGADNERETSIQDNRQKTHTKTIFNGYGKLKTEEGSRGYKILLISDLRQVLTEMDVKLELIIHVKLLNPKDGETLFKEMAGIGANNSEIETLAAEIAKKCQGLPMSIITTARALKNQSHLVWKDTHRALEKLEEENQLAAPEYSTKLSYRLLENEELKLTFLLCARMDHDALVADLVRYCIGLGFLHGVYSVWEARDRVQMLLVKLKQSGLLSNSYYSSDRFTMQNLVRNAALSISSEERHVFMMIEEKLDEWPDEDLLKEYTVISLQRCNFIERFPVNMCCPSLRVFHIENNDPSLQIPDNFFQEMRELRVLILVGFNLLSLPSSIKNLKKLRMLCFEKCILGEGEQLGVLGELKNLRILSFSRSDVKVLPDELKHLSKLQIFDISNCYKLREFPHDVMKSLTRLEELYVRNTRIQWKANDSFLSVLGDLNQLTNLDLQIPSVEHLPKNLFFDKLYSYKIIIGSLNRYLEADFKIPDKYDLSRCLALCQKDGGFDIHSEEAIKMLFERVEILLLQNLNGVQDVFYELNLKGFPYLKRLSIASNKSVRSLISQQRQHSDQVIFPKLESLYLYKLRKMEKIFSCQPLSEGSFGNLKMIKIKLCGCLKNVFLMSMVGLLIALETIEISECNSLKEIIVRETNNHNETEPILKFLKLRSLKLQSLSKFIGFYPISSEEDTRSLFHDKIEVPELERMELSMLQIKHIWSDQILACHTVDQRTSSFHQKLTRHFSKKRHTIKETYSSFQNLMHLNVNGCWNLESLWSFSVARHLVNLQSLFVTDCKMTNIFSEYQGGGDAKTKKQDAIFPNLKTVKLSNMKRLCKIWNSDETPEISFGKLNTLIIDKCDELVNVIPHNMAQRLSSLSCLRVTNCASIKVIFEEADDDDKKQDAMHNIKLQDIHLETLPKLENVFKWKKEVKWSDLKLQKIWVDDCGRLENIFSVSVVKNVEIKIESLESFVVSDCYQLREIVGKRKDAVINSSSPIQFEFPKLTTVKFFGLSKFKSFYSSGAYELRCPTLKDLSIKSCDLLELFEETSSHAEIKNVLFPENSKTGKVKVKVKEVINNKLKSMHIESRYLVGSSMDYDYRRDSLEELQLSRLNNSDIIYSFLHCNPNLKSLRLDDCDFEELKSGGTRRPVIGVVPKLKSLTLTNMCYLEKICFEQDAVLQKIESLVINNCLSLHTIAPSSVSLAHLTILEVVDCEELKYVMSPSTAKSLGQLKTMKVINCKNLEEIVSEKTQEEEDSESVEEEETQEGQEEKENVGTEIPIIFKQLTTLELVSLKSLNSFCSSENCAFKFPSLENFIVSACPNMKNFSKKKVECGPNLQKIYYVHDKEKKRWCWLEDNIGSTIRYIFDNMNFFEGMNELDLDFDKDLLKPIWLSKEGSRKDWFSGLKSLTLYHCDASNTHVIPSNVLCCLKILQELQVRECKCIESIFEMDDTKSWESSFQLKKLSLTDLPSLKSVWQHDKREILLGFQNLQQVIIEDCDKLTSVFPTVLARDLKKLEELHVSDCSELQELVEDVEGSETFKFPRLTTLKLSKLPQLSDFKSGRLTLECPELKQLQLFPKQQQKYPEGGISKVEKLWLDPSHTWAKKFMNQGGFHHYLNELYLWYFGENSTSPFEILADHKMLPKLEIIDLYGNKCKTMNIPKEVGERMLDLKELKLSSLDELNSISGLEYLLKLRLLEVYECPKLTTVLVLHSCSNLKELHIKHCDGLECLLTSSAAKMLIHLEELKVEYCMSLKEIVGKEEESGTEDIIEFKRLHRITLKYLERLECFYSGNATLNLPSLIRVDIVRCPKMKIFSQTEINVKPPLFQVFYSSYEVERLFLDDLNVAVACQFLQQVVIGPNM from the exons ATGTGTAATCCGATTCCTGATTTTATACAAGAACGTATTTTCGACTTGGTAACTGAGAAACTTGTAGTTGCATGGAAGAAGTATGCAAGCAATCCGGTGGACTATGTGGTgaacaacaagaagaaacttAAGAAGCTAGAGAAAGACATAAATGATCTCGAGGAGGATAGAAACAGGGTATGTGGAAAAGCCGAGGAGCATGAAGTACGATTCGGGAGAGAAGTATATCATGTTAAGGCATGGTTGCGTCAGGTAAAAGCCATAGTCGATGAACATGACAAGTTGAAAGAAGGTAGGCAAAAACACTTTGTGGCGTCCTTCCTAAATCCAATTCAAAGGTATGTCTGGAGCAAAACAGCAGAAGAGATTAAAGGGACGGTTGGAGAGCTACAAAATGAAAAGTGTGATATTATTATATCTTCTTGGCAAGATCTATCATCCATCGGTGTTGCGACTTCTGAATTTGATGAT ATACCtttaagatcaagagaaaaaaccaagaaaaagatCAAGGAATCATTGGAAGACCTTAATGCAAGATTGATCGGTGTTTTTGGGGTAACTGGTGTGGGAAAGACCACTTTGGTAAAAAGTGCTACTGCTCTGTTGGAAAAGCCGAACAAGTTCGATGTGGTGATAACGGTTAAAGTGACAAAATGTCCTGATATAAAAAGGATACAAGGCCAAATCGCTGACATGCTGGGAGTGAAGTTTGAAGGGGAAAGTGAGCATGCAAGAGCAATCACCATACAAGAGAAGCTTAAGAATGAGAAGGACAACATCCTTATAATCCTAGATGATCTATGTGCAAAAATAGATCTAAATTCATTGGGGATTCCATCACCAACCGATGATCTTGGTCCTCTTCTCTTGACAAAAGGTGAATCTTCTGCTGACAAACAAACTGATGGAGCAGATAATGAGAGAGAAACTTCCATACAAGATAACAGGCAAAAAACTCACACAAAAACTATCTTCAATGGCTATGGCAAGTTGAAAACAGAAGAGGGTAGCAGGGGGTATAAGATTTTGTTGATTTCTGATCTGAGACAAGTATTGACTGAAATGGATGTGAAGCTAGAGCTTATTATCCATGTGAAACTCTTAAATCCTAAGGATGGAGAGACACTGTTCAAGGAGATGGCTGGAATAGGAGCCAACAATTCTGAAATTGAAACATTAGCAGCAGAAATAGCCAAGAAGTGTCAAGGTTTGCCGATGTCAATAATTACAACTGCAAGGGCATTGAAAAATCAGAGCCACTTAGTTTGGAAGGATACTCATCGAGCTCTTGAAAAGCTTGAAGAGGAAAACCAATTAGCAGCACCTGAGTATTCTACAAAGTTGAGTTATAGGCTTCTAGAAAATGAGGAGCTCAAGCTTACCTTCTTGCTTTGTGCCCGTATGGATCATGACGCATTGGTTGCAGATTTGGTGAGATATTGCATTGGTTTGGGTTTTCTTCACGGTGTCTACTCAGTTTGGGAAGCCAGAGACAGAGTACAAATGCTACTCGTCAAGTTAAAACAGTCAGGTTTGTTGTCTAACAGTTATTATTCAAGTGATCGTTTCACCATGCAAAATCTTGTTCGTAATGCAGCTTTGTCAATATCATCTGAGGAGAGGCATGTGTTCATGATGATCGAAGAAAAACTAGATGAATGGCCTGATGAGGATCTACTTAAAGAGTACACTGTTATTTCCTTACAACGTTGTAATTTCATTGAGAGATTTCCTGTCAACATGTGTTGTCCTAGTCTTAGAGTCTTTCATATTGAAAATAATGATCCATCTTTACAAATACCAGATAATTTCTTTCAAGAAATGAGAGAACTTAGGGTGTTGATTTTGGTTGGGTTCAACCTTCTATCATTGCCTTCCTCaattaaaaacctaaaaaaactaaGAATGCTTTGTTTCGAGAAATGCATTTTAGGTGAAGGTGAGCAATTAGGTGTCTTGGGAGAATTAAAGAATTTAAGAATACTAAGCTTTTCAAGATCTGATGTCAAAGTTTTGCCTGATGAGCTAAAGCATTTATCTAAGCTTCAAATCTTTGACATCAGTAACTGTTACAAGCTTAGAGAGTTTCCACATGATGTAATGAAAAGTTTGACTAGGCTTGAGGAGTTGTATGTGAGAAACACTCGTATTCAATGGAAGGCAAATGACAGTTTTCTATCTGTGTTGGGTGATCTGAATCAATTAACAAATCTAGACTTGCAAATCCCAAGTGTTGAGCATCTACCCAAGAATTTGTTCTTTGACAAGTTGTACAGTTACAAGATTATCATTGGCTCTTTAAATAGATATTTAGAGGCTGATTTCAAGATTCCAGATAAGTATGACCTGTCAAGATGTTTGGCATTATGCCAAAAGGATGGCGGCTTTGACATTCATTCCGAGGAGGCAATCAAAATGTTGTTTGAAAGAGTTGAAATCTTGTTGCTGCAAAACTTGAATGGTGTCCAAGATGTTTTTTATGAGTTGAATCTAAAAGGATTTCCTTATCTTAAACGTTTATCCATTGCAAGCAACAAGAGTGTTCGCTCTCTCATTAGTCAGCAGAGGCAGCATTCTGATCAGGTGATTTTTCCCAAATTGGAGTCATTGTATCTCTATAAGCTTAGAAAAATGGAGAAAATTTTCTCTTGTCAGCCACTCTCAGAAGGTTCCTTTGGTAATTTGAAAATGATCAAGATCAAACTCTGTGGTTGCTTGAAGAACGTTTTCTTAATGTCTATGGTTGGACTTCTAATTGCTCTGGAGACAATTGAAATTTCAGAATGTAACTCTTTGAAGGAGATTATTGTTAGAGAAACAAATAATCATAATGAAACAGAGCCTATTCTTAAGTTTCTCAAACTTCGTTCTTTAAAGCTGCAATCTTTATCCAAGTTTATTGGGTTCTATCCaatttcatctgaagaagatacCAGATCACTGTTTCATGACAAG ATTGAAGTTCCGGAGCTAGAGAGAATGGAATTGTCTATGCTCCAAATCAAACACATATGGAGTGATCAAATATTGGCTTGTCATACCGTCGACCAAAGAActtcttcttttcatcaaaagtTGACGAGACACTTTAGCAAGAAGCGCCACACTATCAAAGAAACTTATTCTTCCTTTCAAAATTTGATGCACCTCAACGTGAATGGTTGTTGGAATTTAGAAAGCCTATGGTCTTTCTCTGTTGCTAGACATTTGGTGAATCTTCAAAGCCTTTTTGTTACTGATTGTAAGATGACCAACATCTTTTCCGAGTATCAAGGCGGTGGTGACGCTAAAACAAAGAAG CAGGATGCCATTTTTCCAAACTTGAAGACCGTCAAGCTGAGTAACATGAAGAGATTGTGTAAGATATGGAATTCTGATGAAACTCCTGAAATTTCCTTTGGCAAACTGAATACTCTGATCATTGATAAGTGTGATGAATTGGTCAATGTAATTCCTCATAATATGGCCCAAAGATTGTCTAGTTTAAGTTGCTTGAGGGTTACCAACTGCGCGTCAATCAAAGTTATATTTGAGGAagctgatgatgatgataaaaaacaAGATGCTATGCATAACATCAAGTTGCAAGATATTCATTTAGAAACACTCCCAAAACTGGAAAATGTATTCAAATGGAAGAAAGAAGTAAAATGGAGTGATCTCAAATTGCAAAAGATATGGGTGGATGATTGTGGAAGGTTGGAAAACATATTTTCAGTTTCTGTAGTCAAGAATGTTGAAATAAAGATTGAAAGCCTTGAAAGCTTTGTGGTATCAGATTGCTACCAATTGAGGGAAATAGTCGGCAAGAGAAAAGATGCTGTCATCAACTCAAGTAGTCCTATTCAATTTGAGTTTCCTAAATTGACTACTGTTAAGTTTTTTGGATTATCAAAATTCAAGAGTTTCTATTCATCAGGAGCTTATGAATTACGTTGTCCAACATTAAAGGACCTATCTATTAAAAGTTGTGACTTGTTGGAACTATTTGAAGAAACCTCATCACATGCAGAAATAAAGAATGTTCTTTTTCCAGAAAATTCTAAAACTGGAAAAGTTAAAGTAAAAGTAAAGGAG gtAATCAATAATAAGTTAAAATCAATGCACATTGAATCACGATATCTCGTCGGGTCATCAATGGACTAtgactacagaagggatagcttaGAAGAGCTTCAGTTGTCTCGACTGAACAATTCTGATATTATATATTCTTTCCTTCATTGCAATCCTAACCTCAAGAGCTTACGCTTGGATGATTGTGACTTTGAAGAGTTGAAGTCTGGTGGAACAAGAAGGCCCGTTATTGGGGTAGTGCCAAAGTTGAAAAGCTTGACATTAACAAACATGTGTTATCTTGAGAAAATTTGCTTTGAACAAGATGCAGTTCTTCAAAAGATAGAGTCGTTGGTTATAAACAATTGTTTAAGTTTGCACACTATAGCACCTTCGTCTGTGTCTCTCGCTCACTTGACAATTCTAGAAGTGGTTGACTGTGAGGAGTTAAAATATGTGATGTCACCATCAACTGCCAAAAGCTTGGGTCAACTCAAAACCATGAAGGTAATCAATTGTAAAAATCTAGAGGAAATTGTTTCAGAGAAAACACAAGAAGAAGAGGATTCTGAATCTGTAGAGGAAGAGGAAACACAAGAAGgacaggaagaaaaagaaaatgtagGCACGGAGATTCCCATCATTTTCAAACAATTGACAACTCTTGAGCTTGTGTCATTGAAAAGCCTTAATAGTTTCTGCAGCTCCGAGAATTGTGCCTTTAAATTCCCATCACTGGAGAATTTTATTGTGAGTGCATGCCCCAACATGAAAAATTTCTCTAAAAAGAAAGTCGAGTGTGGGCCAAATTTGCAAAAAATATATTATGTGCATGACAAAGAGAAAAAGAGATGGTGCTGGCTCGAAGACAATATAGGATCTACAATAAGATACATATTTGACAATATG aatttttttgaaggcatgaatgagttggatttggattttgataAAGATCTTCTAAAACCAATCTGGCTAAGTAAAGAAGGTTCCCGAAAAGATTGGTTTTCCGGTTTAAAATCTCTGACGCTATATCACTGTGATGCATCTAATACGCATGTAATTCCGTCAAATGTCCTCTGTTGTTTGAAGATCTTACAAGAACTTCAAGTACGGGAATGCAAGTGCATAGAAAGCATTTTTGAGATGGATGACACTAAGAGCTGGGAATCATCATTCCAACTGAAGAAGCTAAGTTTAACGGATCTACCAAGTCTGAAGAGTGTGTGGCAACATGACAAACGAGAAATCCTTCTAGGCTTTCAAAATCTGCAGCAGGTCATTATCGAAGATTGTGATAAATTGACAAGTGTGTTTCCTACAGTCTTGGCCAGAGATCTTAAAAAGCTCGAGGAACTCCATGTAAGCGATTGCTCTGAGTTGCAAGAACTTGTTGAAGACGTGGAAGGATCAGAAACGTTTAAGTTTCCTCGTTTAACCACACTGAAACTATCAAAGTTGCCACAACTAAGTGACTTTAAGTCTGGAAGATTGACTCTGGAGTGCCCCGAGTTAAAGCAGCTGCAGCTGTTTCCGAAGCAACAACAAAAATATCCCGAG GGCGGTATTTCCAAGGTGGAGAAGTTGTGGCTCGATCCAAGTCACACTTGGGCGAAGAAGTTTATGAATCAAGGTGGCTTTCATCACTATTTAAATGAACTTTACCTTTGGTACTTTGGAGAGAACTCTACTTCACCATTTGAGATACTTGCTGATCACAAGATGCTTCCCAAATTAGAGATTATTGATTTATATGGGAACAAATGCAAAACCATGAATATTCCCAAAGAAGTGGGTGAGAGGATGCTTGACTTGAAAGAATTGAAGTTGTCCTCACTAGATGAGCTGAACTCCATTAGTGGGCTAGAGTACTTGTTAAAGCTGCGGCTATTGGAGGTTTATGAATGTCCAAAATTGACAACAGTATTAGTACTACATTCATGCTCCAATCTGAAAGAATTGCATATAAAGcactgtgatggattggaatgtTTATTGACATCCTCAGCAGCAAAAATGCTAATACACCTTGAGGAGTTGAAAGTTGAATACTGTATGTCATTGAAAGAAATAgtgggaaaagaagaagaaagtgggACGGAAGACATTATTGAATTTAAGCGCCTACACAGGATAACTCTTAAATATTTGGAAAGGCTGGAATGCTTTTATTCAGGGAATGCCACACTGAATTTGCCCTCTTTAATTCGAGTGGACATAGTACGGTGCCCCAAGATGAAAATTTTTTCTCAAACAGAAATAAATGTGAAACCACCATTATTTCAAGTATTTTACTCCTCTTATGAAGTTGAAAGATTGTTCCTCGATGATCTAAATGTAGCTGTTGCATGCCAGTTTCTACAACAG GTTGTGATTGGGCCAAATATGTAG